A region from the Leishmania panamensis strain MHOM/PA/94/PSC-1 chromosome 20 sequence genome encodes:
- a CDS encoding hypothetical protein (TriTrypDB/GeneDB-style sysID: LpmP.20.5820), whose amino-acid sequence MSFASGLLRDASPSIRSASTNVTIDSTVGDVLWDLCERMDYYVQYNIPSSWRVTELLRDNSIAIQCSPPLSMEASGGSGVAVHGISLNCFAYKQRVKQADSVRLLHIFLKRFNASVNNSLELLSEGYPPPLPTEMRVPFKGNSDSAVNTSTPTSTQARDAGNKEGMCQMLAKQLNSAVAEVTFTPAPGQPLAHSLCRAFYNSNGRFHYVIVVAVPEEEYANSVDLMIHALASVVESRVEAAAKRT is encoded by the coding sequence ATGAGCTTTGCCTCTGGCCTGCTGCGTgacgcctctccctccatccgcagcgcctctacAAACGTGACCATCGACTCCACCGTAGGTGACGTTTTATGGGACCTGTGCGAACGCATGGACTACTACGTCCAGTACAATATTCCCTCCAGCTGGCGGGTgacagagctgctgcgcgacaacAGTATTGCCATCCAGTGTAGTCCACCACTGTCAATGGAGGCCTCGGGAGGGTCGGGTGTCGCCGTGCATGGCATCTCACTTAACTGCTTTGCATATAAGCAGCGCGTAAAGCAGGCAGACAGCGTTCGGCTTCTGCACATCTTCCTGAAGCGCTTCAACGCGTCGGTGAACAACTCGCTGGAGCTACTCTCCGAGGGCTatccgccgcctctgccaacGGAGATGAGAGTGCCCTTCAAGGGCAACAGTGACAGTGCTGTGAATACCAGCACACCGACGAGCACTCAGGCGCGCGACGCCGGTAATAAAGAGGGCATGTGCCAGATGCTCGCCAAGCAGCTGAATagcgcggtggcggaggtCACTTTTACGCCAGCCCCTGGTCAGCCGCTTGCCCATAGTCTGTGCCGCGCCTTCTACAACTCCAATGGCCGATTTCACTACGTCATCGTCGTTGCGGTGCCTGAGGAAGAGTACGCCAACTCGGTCGATCTCATGATCCACGCCTTGGCTTCGGTTGTCGAGAGTCGTGTGGAGGCTGCGGCGAAGCGGACATAA
- the REL2 gene encoding mitochondrial RNA ligase 2 (TriTrypDB/GeneDB-style sysID: LpmP.20.5830), which produces MLRRCLLAQLVRRSPILFSGEREALFERYSEIENAHSRRIEALKNAGLFNDEWIATEKVHGANFGIYSTEHGKTLQYAKRSGIMPPHEHFFGYHILIPDLARYAQKGRELLMERLGSSPSTVIINGELFGGKYDHPSVPKRRQSVMVAGRPRTITAVQNNAFPQYCPDLHFYAFDIKYRMTEEEDYYTMTYDEALAIFEKIPGLLYAKAIIRGPLSKVTAFDVENFVTTIPPLVGMGDYPLKGNWSEGLVVKHRRRGEPGFDPKGLTIMKLKCTAFQEISTDRRQGPRVDEMEEVRRQSIQVSGVQLPDMESVIREPEVCQATQHLLSHVCENRLQSVLSKIGTDPFETQSMTPNELSTLLAKDALKDFLKEVDAKIINAPLLIRREMTRYVLFEARKYVASRWKDILGQQKNADGES; this is translated from the coding sequence ATGCTTAGACGATGCCTGCTTGCACAGCTCGTGCGGCGCTCGCCGATTCTCTTTtcgggggaaagggaagcgCTGTTTGAGCGCTATAGTGAGATTGAAAACGCCCACTCACGACGCATTGAGGCACTGAAGAACGCTGGTCTCTTCAATGATGAGTGGATTGCCACGGAAAAGGTCCATGGCGCTAACTTTGGCATCTACTCAACAGAACACGGAAAGACTCTTCAGTACGCAAAGCGGAGCGGCATCATGCCGCCGCACGAGCATTTCTTTGGCTACCACATACTGATACCAGATCTCGCAAGGTATGCCCAGAAAGGCCGAGAACTGCTCATGGAACGTCTCGGCTCTTCACCCAGCACCGTTATTATTAACGGGGAGCTCTTTGGCGGCAAGTATGACCACCCAAGCGTGCCAaagcggcggcagagcgTGATGGTGGCCGGCAGGCCGCGCACCATTACAGCTGTGCAGAACAACGCCTTCCCACAGTACTGCCCAGACCTGCACTTCTACGCCTTCGACATCAAGTACCGGAtgaccgaggaggaggattACTACACTATGACATACGACGAAGCCCTGGCCATCTTTGAGAAAATTCCGGGCCTGCTCTACGCGAAGGCTATCATTCGAGGGCCACTGAGCAAAGTGACCGCGTTTGACGTGGAGAACTTCGTCACGACAATTCCTCCGCTGGTGGGGATGGGCGACTACCCGCTCAAGGGAAACTGGTCGGAGGGCCTCGTGGTAaagcaccgccgtcgtggcGAGCCTGGTTTCGACCCAAAGGGGCTCACCATCATGAAGTTGAAGTGCACTGCCTTCCAGGAGATCTCGACCGATCGTCGCCAGGGGCCGCGTGTAGacgagatggaggaggtTCGGCGGCAGTCCATCCAAGTCTCCGGCGTTCAGCTACCGGACATGGAAAGCGTCATTCGAGAGCCCGAGGTGTGCCAGGCGACACAGCACCTGCTTAGCCACGTGTGTGAAAATCGCCTTCAGAGTGTCCTGTCCAAAATCGGTACCGACCCGTTCGAGACGCAGTCTATGACTCCCAACGAGCTCTCCACGCTGCTCGCAAAAGATGCGCTGAAGGACTTCTTGAAGGAGGTGGACGCAAAGATCATCAACGCACCGCTACTCATCCGCCGCGAGATGACCCGCTACGTTCTGTTCGAGGCGCGCAAGTACGTTGCCAGTAGATGGAAGGACATCCTTGGGCAGCAAAAGAATGCAGACGGTGAGTCATGA
- a CDS encoding hypothetical protein (TriTrypDB/GeneDB-style sysID: LpmP.20.5840), giving the protein MLVRTPRALLEKTGRERAAALNWMRRIAARVPESGLSGSQLQALLEDEFPLFSPSEVGAVTLKEAVLKFPQLLSVEDSNKLQAKWHVRPTPEPEAQEQRASSSPRPAETYALSMMKLQQFCTKRARLHHNTYMPLEYALSKADINDVNIVGEVLRNADVALDVQAGVRIKPKRTPRTVVAFVDGDVLPAVAVNEMCNELNVVKDSSIVTIVRQPGSHALSAVDTVCPNVIPTYLSIEKHAQELRLRRPDVRHDIVYMCAASQFDTYADRVALLNDFPDADVYVCCPSMIALVKPKKVIPFE; this is encoded by the coding sequence ATGCTGGTGAGAACACCGAGAGCTCTCCTGGAGaagacaggaagagagagagccgccgCGCTTAACTGGatgcgccgcatcgctgcgcgtgtgccaGAATCCGGGCTCTCGGGATCTCAGCTGCAAGCACTTCTGGAGGATGAGTTCCCGTTGTTTTCGCCTTCCGAGGTTGGTGCTGTGACCCTGAAGGAGGCAGTCTTGAAATTCCCTCAGCTACTGAGTGTGGAAGATAGCAACAAGCTGCAAGCCAAGTGGCATGTACGACCCACTCCTGAGCCGGAGGCGCAGGAACAGCgagcgtcctcctcgccgagACCCGCTGAGACGTACGCGCTGTCTATGATGAAGCTTCAGCAGTTCTGCACCAAGCGAGCGCGTCTGCATCACAACACGTATATGCCACTGGAGTATGCGCTCAGCAAGGCTGATATCAATGATGTGAACATTGTCGGAGAAGTACTGAGAAACGCAGACGTTGCGCTGGACGTGCAGGCGGGGGTGCGCATTAAGCCAAAGCGCACGCCGCGTACAGTTGTGGCCTTCGTGGACGGTGATGTACTCCCTGCCGTTGCCGTGAATGAAATGTGCAATGAGCTCAACGTAGTGAAGGATTCAAGCATCGTAACTATCGTTCGGCAGCCGGGAAGCCATGCGCTCTCGGCTGTCGACACTGTGTGCCCCAACGTCATTCCAACCTATCTGAGCATTGAGAAGCACGCACAGGAGCTCCGGCTGCGGAGGCCAGATGTGCGCCACGATATCGTGTACATGTGCGCTGCCTCACAGTTCGACACCTACGCAGATCGTGTGGCTCTTCTAAACGACTTCCCTGATGCggacgtgtacgtgtgctgCCCGAGCATGATAGCGCTGGTTAAACCAAAGAAGGTGATTCCGTTCGAGTGA